One window of the Lytechinus variegatus isolate NC3 chromosome 3, Lvar_3.0, whole genome shotgun sequence genome contains the following:
- the LOC121410576 gene encoding A disintegrin and metalloproteinase with thrombospondin motifs adt-1-like isoform X2, with protein sequence MDALTKRVVMSLILLFFIVCSYASPTQGQWSTCSVTCGDGTQTRTLLDGSTETRTCNLQSCSTPLTPLTDWRVLNCFSPCASGRMRALQVRECLASPCEAGALVRFIWMTCQECEADASRVHMNK encoded by the exons ATGGATGCATTAACTAAAAGGGTTGTCATGtctttaattcttttatttttcatcgtTTGTTCATACG CCTCACCAACGCAAGGCCAGTGGAGTACATGCTCTGTTACTTGTGGAGATGGAACTCAAACCCGAACTCTTCTTGATGGTTCAACTGAGACGAGAACATGTAATTTACAGTCCTGCTCAACCCCGTTAACAC CATTAACTGATTGGAGAGTGCTCAATTGTTTCTCCCCGTGTGCTTCTGGTAGAATGCGTGCTCTTCAAGTGAGAGAATGCCTGGCAAGTCCATGTGAAGCAGGAGCATTGGTCCGATTCATATGGATGACATGTCAAGAGTGTGAAGCAG ATGCCAGTCGAGTACACATGAACAAATAG
- the LOC121410576 gene encoding A disintegrin and metalloproteinase with thrombospondin motifs adt-1-like isoform X1, whose translation MDALTKRVVMSLILLFFIVCSYASPTQGQWSTCSVTCGDGTQTRTLLDGSTETRTCNLQSCSTPLTPLTDWRVLNCFSPCASGRMRALQVRECLASPCEAGALVRFIWMTCQECEAALEAASATATPSPNESTTSILTTLSLITDVLSTAEA comes from the exons ATGGATGCATTAACTAAAAGGGTTGTCATGtctttaattcttttatttttcatcgtTTGTTCATACG CCTCACCAACGCAAGGCCAGTGGAGTACATGCTCTGTTACTTGTGGAGATGGAACTCAAACCCGAACTCTTCTTGATGGTTCAACTGAGACGAGAACATGTAATTTACAGTCCTGCTCAACCCCGTTAACAC CATTAACTGATTGGAGAGTGCTCAATTGTTTCTCCCCGTGTGCTTCTGGTAGAATGCGTGCTCTTCAAGTGAGAGAATGCCTGGCAAGTCCATGTGAAGCAGGAGCATTGGTCCGATTCATATGGATGACATGTCAAGAGTGTGAAGCAG CATTAGAAGCAGCGAGTGCCACTGCCACTCCATCACCTAACGAATCAACTACATCCATTCTGACCACACTCTCACTTATAACTGATGTCCTGAGTACCGCCGAGGCATAG